The nucleotide sequence AGCAAGGCCCAGGTTGCCCAGGGCGGCTTCTTCCCCCTGGCGGTCCTTGATGGCTCGATAAATGTCTAGCGCCTGCTGCCAGGATTGCAACGCGGCGGTAAACTGGCTGGTTTGATACTGCTGAATGCCCTGTTGCAGTAGGCGATCCGCTGCTGTTTTGCGGGCATCTACCGTCTCGGCGGCGGGGGACAGCAAAGGGGGAAGAGGGAGAAGGGAGAAGGGAAAAGGGAAAAGGGAAGTGAGGACAAGCAGCGGGGTTGCTGCAGAGAGGCTCAGGATCAGTAGGCGCGGACGCATTATGTAGGAATCCTCCAGGGGCAGAGAAACTCAACAACAATTTATCACGCTGGCCCGTTTGAGGTTATGCAGTGTTGAGGGGTATAGCCAGTAGCCACCACACCAGCCACTGGCTAATAGCCACCAGCTACCAGCCAGATACAATAAAACCAGGATTCCTGCTGGAGGCGATATGGCCCAACCCACAACCGAGTCACTACGCTGGACGATCGCCGATCTGGATCTGCTTCCAGACAACGGTACTCGTTACGAAATTATTGATGGTGAACTGTTCATGACTCGTGCCCCTCGCTGGAAGCATCAAAAAGTGGCAAACAACATTTGTGCCGCACTTAACAATTGTTCTGAACTGGCAACCTTGGGAGAAGCGACCACAACTCCAGGAATTGTCTTTTCTGAAACGGATAACGTAATTCCTGATGTCGTTTGGGCAAGTTATACCCGGTTAGAGACTTTACTGGATGAAGCAGAACATTTGACTGGGGCACCAGAGTTAATTGTGGAGGTGCTGTCCCCTGGAGCAGACAATGAGCGGCGCGACAGAGAAGTGAAGCTGAAACTCTATACATTACAGGGCGTTCAGGAATACTGGATTGTCAACCCACGGTTACAGCAAGTCCAGATTTTTCGACGGCAACGGGCTATCTTAGAACTGGTCGCAACTCTGCTCATAGCCGATGAAATCACCTCTCCCCTGCTTCCTGGATTCAGTTGTCCCGTTGCTGCATTTTTCCATTAGTCGTTCATTCCAGCCATGAGTAGGAGCTATGTCGGTCACTACCAAACCCATGACTCTTGAGGAATACCTGAATCATGACGACGGCACCGATACCCGCTACGAACTGGTGAACGGGGAACTGATTGCCATGCC is from Leptothermofonsia sichuanensis E412 and encodes:
- a CDS encoding Uma2 family endonuclease; protein product: MAQPTTESLRWTIADLDLLPDNGTRYEIIDGELFMTRAPRWKHQKVANNICAALNNCSELATLGEATTTPGIVFSETDNVIPDVVWASYTRLETLLDEAEHLTGAPELIVEVLSPGADNERRDREVKLKLYTLQGVQEYWIVNPRLQQVQIFRRQRAILELVATLLIADEITSPLLPGFSCPVAAFFH